The Streptomyces camelliae genome window below encodes:
- a CDS encoding APC family permease translates to MANVDQAPPVATSDTGGGLRRDVGLIGLMWASVGSIIGSGWLFGAEKAVVAAGPAAIISWVIGAVAIVLLALVHAELGGMFPVAGGTARYPHYAFGGLAGMSFGWFSWLQAATVAPIEVEAMIGYAKHWHWADGFQNANGTLTTSGIVVAVLLMAVFVAVNFFGVRVLAHTNSAATWWKIAVPLVAIFVIAIGNFHPSNFTSEGFAPFGAKGVLTAISSSGIIFALLGFEQAIQLAGESRNPKRDLPRATLGSVAIGATIYLLLQVVFIAALPHASFAKGWAKLDYVGISGPWAGLATVVGVGWLAGVLYADAIISPGGTGLIYTTATSRISFGLAKNGYAPKIFAKTDSRGVPWFGLAMSFVTGVICFLPFPSWQTLVGFITSASVLMYAGAPLAYGVFKDRLPNHDRPYKLPAGNILSPLSFVVANLIIFWSGWDTLWRLGFAILIGYVLLGSYAAYAISKNLPNAPRLDFKAAQWLVPYLLGIGVISYLSTFGGNGDLPLWWDMLVVTVFSLVIYYWAKATASEPQAIERSIEEVVVTDAPAH, encoded by the coding sequence ATGGCGAATGTCGACCAGGCTCCACCGGTAGCCACAAGCGACACCGGTGGTGGTCTGCGCCGCGACGTCGGACTCATCGGTCTGATGTGGGCATCGGTGGGTTCCATCATCGGCTCCGGCTGGCTCTTCGGGGCTGAGAAGGCCGTCGTCGCGGCCGGACCCGCGGCGATCATCTCGTGGGTGATCGGCGCCGTGGCCATCGTGCTGCTCGCCCTCGTGCATGCCGAACTGGGCGGCATGTTCCCGGTGGCGGGCGGTACCGCGCGCTACCCGCACTACGCCTTCGGCGGCCTGGCCGGCATGTCCTTCGGCTGGTTCTCCTGGCTCCAGGCCGCGACCGTGGCCCCGATCGAGGTCGAGGCCATGATCGGCTACGCCAAGCACTGGCACTGGGCCGACGGCTTCCAGAACGCCAACGGCACCCTCACGACCAGCGGCATCGTCGTCGCGGTGCTCCTCATGGCGGTCTTCGTCGCGGTGAACTTCTTCGGCGTCCGGGTCCTGGCGCACACCAACAGCGCCGCCACCTGGTGGAAGATCGCCGTCCCGCTCGTCGCGATCTTCGTCATCGCCATCGGCAACTTCCACCCGTCCAACTTCACCTCCGAGGGCTTCGCGCCGTTCGGCGCCAAGGGTGTCCTCACCGCGATCAGCTCCAGCGGCATCATCTTCGCCCTGCTCGGCTTCGAGCAGGCGATCCAGCTGGCCGGCGAGAGCCGCAACCCGAAGCGCGACCTGCCGCGCGCGACGCTCGGCTCGGTCGCCATCGGCGCCACGATCTACCTGCTCCTCCAGGTCGTGTTCATCGCCGCCCTGCCGCACGCCTCCTTCGCGAAGGGCTGGGCAAAGCTGGACTACGTCGGCATCAGCGGTCCCTGGGCGGGTCTCGCCACGGTCGTCGGCGTGGGCTGGCTGGCCGGTGTCCTGTACGCCGACGCGATCATCTCCCCCGGCGGCACCGGCCTGATCTACACCACCGCCACCTCCCGCATCTCCTTCGGCCTGGCCAAGAACGGCTACGCGCCGAAGATCTTCGCCAAGACCGACTCGCGTGGTGTGCCGTGGTTCGGCCTGGCGATGTCGTTCGTGACCGGTGTGATCTGCTTCCTGCCGTTCCCGAGCTGGCAGACCCTGGTCGGCTTCATCACCTCGGCGAGCGTGCTGATGTACGCGGGCGCTCCGCTGGCGTACGGCGTCTTCAAGGACCGGCTGCCGAACCACGACCGTCCGTACAAGCTGCCCGCCGGCAACATCCTCTCGCCGCTGTCCTTCGTGGTCGCCAACCTGATCATCTTCTGGTCCGGCTGGGACACCCTGTGGCGCCTGGGCTTCGCGATCCTGATCGGCTACGTGCTGCTCGGCTCCTACGCCGCCTACGCGATCAGCAAGAACCTGCCCAACGCTCCCCGGCTGGACTTCAAGGCCGCGCAGTGGCTGGTCCCCTACCTGCTGGGCATCGGCGTGATCTCCTACCTGAGCACCTTCGGCGGCAACGGTGACCTGCCGCTGTGGTGGGACATGCTGGTCGTCACGGTGTTCTCGCTCGTCATCTACTACTGGGCCAAGGCGACCGCCTCCGAGCCTCAGGCGATCGAGCGCAGCATCGAGGAGGTCGTCGTCACCGACGCCCCCGCCCACTGA
- a CDS encoding EamA family transporter — protein sequence MTAFFALTTSLLWGLADFGGGLLTRRSPALTVVVVSQAIAAAVLGAIVVATGGWSEAGPRLWFAFAAGLVGPVALLSFYKALALGPMGVVSPLATLSVAVPVGVGLVLGERPGLLQVAGIAVAVTGVVLAGGPQLRGAPVQRQTILLTLIAALGFGTVFALITEASTTVTGLFLALFVQRLTNVAVGGAALAVSVRRGGRAVPEGGFPWASLPALAFVGLADVAANGTYAIAAQHGPVTVAAVLASLYPVVTALAARGFLSERLRAIQAAGAGLALLGTLLLATG from the coding sequence GTGACAGCATTCTTCGCCCTCACCACCAGTCTCCTGTGGGGGCTGGCCGACTTCGGCGGCGGACTGCTGACCCGGCGCAGCCCCGCGCTGACGGTCGTGGTCGTCTCGCAGGCCATCGCGGCGGCCGTGCTCGGCGCGATCGTCGTCGCGACGGGCGGCTGGAGCGAGGCCGGACCCCGGCTGTGGTTCGCGTTCGCCGCGGGTCTGGTCGGCCCGGTCGCCCTGCTCTCCTTCTACAAGGCGCTGGCGCTCGGCCCCATGGGAGTCGTCTCGCCGCTCGCCACCCTCAGCGTGGCCGTCCCGGTCGGCGTCGGTCTGGTCCTCGGCGAGCGCCCGGGGCTGCTCCAGGTCGCGGGCATCGCGGTCGCCGTCACCGGTGTCGTCCTCGCGGGCGGCCCGCAGCTGCGCGGCGCGCCCGTCCAGCGGCAGACGATCCTGCTCACCCTGATCGCCGCGCTCGGCTTCGGCACGGTCTTCGCCCTGATCACGGAGGCGTCGACCACGGTGACCGGCCTGTTCCTCGCCCTGTTCGTACAGCGGCTGACCAATGTCGCGGTCGGCGGGGCCGCGCTCGCGGTCTCCGTCCGGCGGGGCGGCCGGGCCGTACCGGAGGGCGGTTTCCCCTGGGCCTCGCTGCCCGCGCTGGCCTTCGTCGGACTGGCCGACGTGGCAGCCAACGGCACCTACGCGATCGCCGCCCAGCACGGACCGGTCACCGTGGCCGCCGTCCTCGCCTCGCTGTACCCGGTGGTGACCGCGCTGGCCGCGCGCGGCTTCCTCAGCGAGCGGCTGCGCGCGATCCAGGCGGCGGGCGCGGGGCTCGCCCTGCTCGGCACGCTGCTGCTGGCGACCGGCTGA
- a CDS encoding 4-hydroxybenzoate 3-monooxygenase, giving the protein MSPSLSPHSDSAPGEGRTDERRTVVVLGAGPAGLTVGNILRAASVDCVVLETESRQFIETRPRAGVIEEWAVRELDRRGLAGHLPQRAELHSACEFRFAGERHRFPYAELTDRHHYVYPQPLLVTDLVREYADVRGGDIRFGVRDVTLHDLDTDRPTVSYRCPDTGERRLLRCDFIAGCDGARGVSRDAIPEQRRRTARQDDGIGWLALLAEVPPSTDCVLFGVHPRGFAGQMPRSPEVTRFYLQCPPGDDPANWPHERVWTELRERLGAAGAPPLTEGWLIEKRVLDMHHYVVEPLAHGRLFLAGDAGHLVAPIAAKGMNLALHDAFLLGDALASYVTTGDGTGLDGYSDACLRRVWDYQEFSQWLSDIYHGVASGDPFRAGTTLARLRRLFSSPAAAAAFAEQYLGTAAAY; this is encoded by the coding sequence ATCTCCCCCTCCCTCTCCCCCCACTCCGACTCCGCGCCCGGGGAAGGCCGTACGGACGAACGCCGTACGGTCGTCGTCCTGGGCGCCGGACCCGCCGGCCTCACCGTCGGCAACATCCTGCGGGCCGCCTCGGTCGACTGTGTCGTCCTGGAGACCGAGAGCAGGCAGTTCATCGAGACCCGGCCCCGGGCCGGCGTCATCGAGGAATGGGCCGTGCGCGAACTCGACCGCCGGGGCCTGGCCGGACACCTGCCACAGCGGGCCGAGCTGCACAGCGCCTGCGAGTTCCGCTTCGCCGGCGAGCGCCACCGCTTCCCCTACGCCGAACTGACTGACCGTCACCACTACGTCTACCCCCAGCCGTTGCTGGTGACCGACCTCGTGCGGGAGTACGCCGATGTGCGCGGCGGCGACATCCGCTTCGGGGTACGGGACGTCACCCTGCACGACCTGGACACGGACCGGCCGACGGTGTCGTACCGGTGCCCGGACACAGGTGAACGGCGGCTGCTGCGCTGCGACTTCATCGCGGGCTGCGACGGCGCGCGCGGGGTGTCCCGGGACGCGATACCCGAGCAGCGGCGCCGAACGGCACGGCAGGACGACGGCATCGGCTGGCTGGCGCTGCTCGCCGAGGTCCCGCCGTCCACGGACTGCGTACTGTTCGGCGTCCATCCGCGCGGCTTCGCCGGGCAGATGCCGCGCAGCCCGGAGGTGACCCGGTTCTACCTCCAGTGCCCGCCGGGTGACGATCCGGCGAACTGGCCGCACGAGCGAGTCTGGACCGAGCTGCGCGAACGGCTCGGCGCGGCCGGCGCGCCCCCGCTCACCGAGGGCTGGCTGATCGAGAAGCGTGTGCTGGACATGCACCACTACGTCGTCGAGCCCCTGGCCCACGGGCGGCTGTTCCTGGCCGGTGACGCCGGCCACCTGGTCGCGCCGATCGCCGCGAAGGGCATGAACCTGGCCCTGCACGACGCCTTCCTGCTCGGCGACGCGCTCGCCTCGTACGTCACGACGGGCGACGGCACCGGCCTGGACGGCTACTCCGACGCATGTCTGCGCCGGGTGTGGGACTACCAGGAGTTCTCCCAGTGGCTGTCGGACATCTACCACGGCGTCGCGTCGGGTGATCCGTTCCGCGCCGGTACCACGCTGGCCCGGCTGCGCCGGCTGTTCTCCTCGCCCGCGGCCGCAGCGGCCTTCGCCGAGCAGTACCTCGGTACGGCCGCCGCCTACTGA
- a CDS encoding SixA phosphatase family protein, whose translation MIARAGAAGPLRRLVVLRHAKSAWPEGVEDHRRPLAQRGLRDAPAAGRALAEADCLPDLALCSTAVRARRTWELASAEWGTPPPVRYDRRLYAADVADLLDVVREVPSEVETLLLVGHNPGLEELVLELAGDGLDDTLERVRTKFPTSAIAVLTWRGTGWSALTPGAALLTWFTVPRGPKG comes from the coding sequence ATGATCGCGCGGGCGGGTGCGGCGGGCCCGTTGCGTCGGCTGGTGGTGCTGCGGCACGCCAAGTCCGCCTGGCCCGAGGGCGTCGAGGACCACCGCAGACCGCTCGCACAGCGTGGCCTGCGGGACGCCCCGGCCGCCGGACGTGCCCTCGCCGAGGCCGACTGCCTGCCCGACCTCGCCCTGTGCTCCACGGCCGTACGCGCCCGCCGTACCTGGGAGCTGGCCTCCGCCGAATGGGGCACCCCGCCGCCGGTGCGCTACGACCGGCGGCTGTACGCGGCCGACGTGGCCGACCTGCTGGACGTGGTCCGCGAGGTGCCGTCCGAGGTGGAGACCCTGCTGCTCGTCGGGCACAACCCCGGGTTGGAGGAGCTCGTCCTGGAGCTCGCCGGGGACGGTCTCGACGACACGCTGGAGCGGGTGCGGACGAAGTTCCCGACGTCCGCGATCGCCGTCCTCACCTGGCGCGGCACCGGCTGGTCCGCCCTCACGCCCGGCGCGGCCCTGCTGACCTGGTTCACGGTGCCGCGCGGGCCGAAGGGATAG
- a CDS encoding YbaK/EbsC family protein codes for MRAPIGDFDTATPVPDCLDELTAPVADAVRTWQGTVPADRVLYVDTDPRWADTAVFVEHYGRELLEQSANCVVVAGKRGGETTLAACLVLSTTRVDVNGVVRRHLGARKASFASMDTATGETGMEYGGITPVGLPAGWPLLVDAAVADLPYVLVGSGRRRGKLLVPGKALAELPGAVVLEGLGIGV; via the coding sequence ATGCGCGCACCCATCGGAGACTTCGACACCGCCACCCCGGTTCCGGACTGCCTGGACGAACTGACCGCGCCGGTCGCCGACGCCGTACGCACCTGGCAGGGCACGGTCCCCGCCGACCGCGTCCTCTACGTCGACACCGACCCGCGCTGGGCGGACACCGCCGTCTTCGTCGAGCACTACGGCCGCGAGCTGCTGGAGCAGTCGGCGAACTGCGTGGTGGTCGCGGGCAAGCGGGGCGGCGAGACCACGCTGGCCGCGTGTCTGGTGCTCTCCACCACCCGGGTCGACGTCAACGGCGTCGTCCGCCGCCATCTCGGCGCCCGCAAGGCCTCGTTCGCCTCGATGGACACGGCGACCGGTGAGACCGGCATGGAGTACGGCGGCATCACCCCGGTCGGACTGCCCGCCGGCTGGCCGCTGCTGGTGGACGCGGCCGTCGCCGACCTGCCCTACGTCCTCGTCGGCAGCGGCCGCCGGCGCGGCAAACTGCTGGTCCCCGGCAAAGCCCTCGCCGAACTGCCCGGCGCCGTGGTGCTGGAGGGCCTCGGCATCGGCGTCTGA
- a CDS encoding exonuclease SbcCD subunit D yields the protein MKLLHTSDWHLGRAFHRVNMLGAQAEFIGHLVTTVREHAVDAVVVSGDVYDRAVPPLAAVELFDDALHRLADLGVPTVMISGNHDSARRLGVGAGLIRRAGIHLRTDPAAAGTPVVLSDAHGDVAFYGLPYLEPALVKDEFAVDKAGHEAVLGAAMDRVRADLATRARGTRSVVLAHAFVTGGQVSDSERDITVGGVAAVPAGVFDGVDYVALGHLHGCQTITERVRYSGSPLAYSFSETDHRKTMWLIDLAADGSVTAERLDCPVPRPLARVKGMLEDLLADPALARHTDAWVEATLTDPVRPADPMARLTERFPHTLSLVFAPERAPDDPGVSYARRLAGRSDQQVAQDFVAHVRGAGPDDRELDVLREAFDAVRADDAVREVAR from the coding sequence ATGAAACTGCTGCACACGTCCGACTGGCATCTCGGCCGGGCCTTCCACCGGGTGAACATGCTCGGGGCCCAGGCCGAGTTCATCGGCCACCTCGTCACCACCGTGCGCGAGCACGCCGTGGACGCGGTGGTCGTGTCCGGTGACGTGTACGACCGCGCGGTGCCCCCGCTCGCCGCGGTCGAGCTGTTCGACGACGCGCTGCACCGCCTCGCGGACCTCGGCGTGCCCACGGTGATGATCTCCGGCAACCACGACTCGGCCCGCCGCCTCGGCGTCGGCGCCGGACTCATCCGGCGCGCAGGCATCCACCTGCGTACCGACCCGGCCGCCGCCGGCACCCCGGTCGTGCTGAGCGACGCCCACGGGGACGTCGCCTTCTACGGGCTTCCCTATCTCGAACCCGCCCTGGTGAAGGACGAGTTCGCGGTGGACAAGGCCGGGCACGAGGCCGTGCTCGGCGCCGCCATGGACCGCGTCCGCGCCGACCTCGCCACACGCGCGCGGGGCACCCGCTCCGTCGTCCTCGCCCACGCCTTCGTCACCGGCGGCCAGGTCAGCGACAGCGAGCGTGACATCACCGTCGGCGGGGTGGCCGCCGTACCGGCCGGCGTCTTCGACGGCGTCGACTACGTCGCCCTGGGCCATCTGCACGGCTGCCAGACCATCACCGAACGCGTGCGCTACTCCGGCTCCCCGCTCGCCTACTCCTTCTCCGAGACCGACCACCGCAAGACCATGTGGCTGATCGACCTGGCCGCCGACGGCTCCGTCACCGCCGAGCGCCTCGACTGCCCGGTGCCGCGCCCGCTGGCCCGCGTCAAGGGCATGCTGGAGGACCTGCTCGCCGACCCCGCCCTGGCCCGGCACACGGACGCGTGGGTCGAGGCCACCCTCACCGACCCGGTCCGCCCCGCCGACCCCATGGCCCGGCTCACCGAGCGCTTCCCGCACACCCTCAGCCTCGTCTTCGCCCCCGAGCGGGCCCCGGACGACCCCGGGGTGTCGTACGCCCGCCGGCTCGCCGGCCGCAGCGACCAGCAGGTCGCCCAGGACTTCGTCGCCCATGTGCGCGGCGCCGGGCCGGACGACCGGGAGCTGGACGTGCTGCGCGAGGCGTTCGACGCCGTGCGCGCCGACGACGCCGTACGGGAGGTGGCCCGGTGA
- a CDS encoding ArsR/SmtB family transcription factor, which yields MSARMHLSPAHHAHPRTPGEEQFTLAAELLSLLGDRTRLTLLHALTAGEADVTTLTETCGAARPAVSQHLARLRLAGLVRTRKEGRRVVYSLAHGHLRRLVDEALKTADHHLDERAQ from the coding sequence ATGAGCGCACGCATGCACCTATCACCTGCGCACCATGCGCACCCGCGCACCCCGGGCGAGGAACAGTTCACGCTGGCCGCCGAGCTGCTGTCCCTGCTCGGCGACCGCACCCGCCTCACCCTGCTGCACGCGCTGACGGCGGGGGAGGCCGATGTCACCACGCTCACGGAGACCTGCGGTGCGGCCCGCCCCGCGGTCAGCCAGCATCTGGCCCGGTTGCGGCTCGCGGGCCTGGTGCGGACCCGCAAGGAGGGCCGCCGGGTGGTCTACTCCCTCGCGCACGGGCACCTGCGCCGGCTGGTGGACGAGGCGCTGAAGACCGCCGACCACCACCTCGACGAGCGCGCTCAGTAG
- a CDS encoding cation diffusion facilitator family transporter, with product MSDRHPHQDAHEHGHGDGHGHDHGHGHARDHQHDHHPTRPRSRAAALRHRLAHLLTPHSHETADKLDSALESSARGMRALWVSLGVLGVTALAQAVVVAVSGSVALLGDTVHNAADALTAVPLGIAFVLGRRAANRRFTYGYGRAEDLAGLVIVLTIAASAAFAAWAAVDRLLDPRPVAQVPAVAVAALVGFAGNEWVARYRIRVGREIGSAALVADGLHARTDGFTSLAVLVGAGGSALGWQLADPVVGLAITAAIALVLRDAAREVFRRVMDAVDPALVDRAERAVRSVPGVREVGELRLRWIGHRLRAELAVVVDGDATVRQAHGIAVEAEHALLHAVPRLTAALVHADPAPAPGETDPHLALAHHVTA from the coding sequence GTGAGCGACCGGCACCCTCACCAGGACGCACATGAGCACGGGCACGGGGACGGGCACGGGCATGACCACGGGCACGGACATGCCCGCGACCACCAGCACGACCACCACCCCACCCGCCCCCGCTCCCGCGCCGCCGCCCTCCGGCACCGCCTCGCGCATCTGCTCACCCCGCACTCCCACGAGACCGCCGACAAGCTGGACTCCGCCCTGGAGTCATCGGCGCGCGGGATGCGGGCGCTGTGGGTGTCGCTGGGCGTCCTCGGGGTGACCGCGCTGGCGCAGGCGGTCGTGGTGGCCGTCTCCGGGTCGGTGGCGCTGCTCGGGGACACCGTGCACAACGCCGCCGACGCCCTGACCGCCGTCCCCCTCGGCATCGCCTTCGTGCTGGGGCGTCGGGCGGCGAACCGCCGGTTCACCTACGGCTACGGCCGGGCCGAGGACCTCGCGGGGCTGGTGATCGTGCTGACGATCGCGGCCTCGGCGGCCTTCGCCGCGTGGGCGGCCGTGGACCGGCTGCTCGATCCGCGCCCGGTCGCGCAGGTGCCGGCGGTCGCGGTGGCCGCGCTGGTCGGCTTCGCCGGCAACGAGTGGGTGGCCCGGTACCGGATCCGGGTGGGCCGCGAGATCGGTTCGGCGGCGCTGGTCGCCGACGGACTGCACGCCCGCACCGACGGCTTCACCTCGCTGGCCGTACTGGTGGGGGCCGGCGGGTCCGCGCTCGGCTGGCAACTGGCCGACCCGGTCGTGGGGTTGGCGATCACGGCGGCGATCGCGCTGGTGCTGCGGGACGCGGCGCGCGAGGTGTTCCGGCGGGTGATGGACGCCGTGGACCCGGCACTGGTGGACCGGGCCGAGCGGGCGGTGCGGTCGGTGCCGGGTGTGCGCGAGGTGGGCGAGCTGCGGCTGCGCTGGATCGGACACCGGCTGCGGGCCGAACTCGCGGTGGTGGTGGACGGCGACGCGACGGTACGACAGGCCCACGGCATCGCCGTCGAGGCCGAACACGCACTGCTGCACGCGGTACCGCGGCTGACGGCCGCCCTGGTGCACGCCGATCCGGCACCGGCGCCGGGCGAGACGGACCCGCACCTGGCGCTGGCCCATCACGTGACGGCCTGA
- a CDS encoding acyltransferase → MPQRKNTFSSWRHRAAQRAVHAVWAWAQRTGSVSADHPGRFRFGSIGEATRLAFPLGTVFGEPWIHLGSHCIIAEQVTLTAGLMPDLDLGPDPILRIGDGVVLGRGSHVIADTTVTIGRDCYFGPYVYVTSTNHSYDDPHEPIGRQWPRMEPVEIGPGCWIGTGAVILPGARIGRNVVVAAGAVVRGTVPDHAVVAGAPARVVRRWTAEDGWQPPLRTPAPVPIPDGMTPEQLRALAELDEEAVAQLARLEPEG, encoded by the coding sequence GTGCCCCAGCGGAAGAACACGTTCTCATCCTGGCGTCACCGCGCGGCGCAGCGCGCGGTGCACGCGGTCTGGGCCTGGGCGCAGCGCACGGGTTCGGTCAGCGCGGACCACCCCGGCCGCTTCCGGTTCGGCTCGATCGGCGAAGCCACCAGGCTGGCCTTCCCGCTCGGCACCGTCTTCGGCGAGCCCTGGATCCACCTCGGCTCCCACTGCATCATCGCCGAGCAGGTCACGCTGACCGCCGGTCTGATGCCGGACCTCGACCTCGGCCCGGACCCGATCCTGCGCATCGGCGACGGAGTCGTCCTCGGCCGGGGCAGCCATGTCATCGCGGACACGACGGTCACCATCGGCCGTGACTGCTACTTCGGCCCGTACGTCTACGTCACCTCCACCAACCACTCCTACGACGACCCGCACGAGCCCATCGGCAGGCAGTGGCCGCGGATGGAGCCGGTGGAGATCGGCCCGGGCTGCTGGATCGGCACCGGCGCGGTGATCCTGCCCGGCGCGCGGATCGGCCGGAACGTGGTCGTCGCGGCCGGTGCCGTGGTGCGCGGCACGGTGCCCGATCACGCCGTGGTGGCCGGGGCACCGGCCCGGGTGGTACGGCGCTGGACGGCCGAGGACGGCTGGCAGCCCCCGCTGCGGACCCCGGCGCCGGTGCCGATACCGGACGGCATGACGCCGGAGCAGCTGCGGGCGCTGGCGGAGCTGGACGAGGAGGCCGTGGCGCAGCTGGCCCGGCTGGAGCCCGAGGGCTGA
- a CDS encoding helix-turn-helix domain-containing protein has product MSDLDLLTQSLARNVKHWRTVRGFTLDVLAARAGVSRGMLIQIEQARTNPSIGTVVKIGDALGISITTLLDYEQGPKVRIVAPEQAVRLWHTDAGSYNRLLAGTEAPGPVEMWDWRLMPGESSPSEPHPVGTVELVHVTAGELTLTVDGVAHRVPTGASATFEASTQHAYGNEGEVPMEMIMAVSVPPVR; this is encoded by the coding sequence GTGTCGGACCTCGACCTGCTGACCCAGTCCCTGGCCCGCAACGTCAAGCACTGGCGCACGGTGCGCGGCTTCACCCTGGACGTGCTCGCGGCCCGGGCCGGAGTCAGCCGCGGCATGCTCATCCAGATCGAGCAGGCCCGGACGAACCCCAGCATCGGCACCGTCGTCAAGATCGGCGACGCGCTCGGCATCAGCATCACCACCCTGCTCGACTACGAGCAGGGCCCCAAGGTCCGCATCGTCGCCCCCGAGCAGGCCGTACGGCTGTGGCACACCGACGCCGGCAGCTACAACCGCCTGCTGGCGGGCACGGAGGCCCCCGGCCCGGTGGAGATGTGGGACTGGCGGCTGATGCCGGGCGAGTCCAGCCCCTCCGAGCCGCACCCGGTGGGCACCGTGGAACTCGTCCACGTCACCGCCGGCGAACTGACCCTCACCGTCGACGGCGTGGCCCATCGGGTGCCGACCGGCGCGAGCGCCACGTTCGAGGCCAGTACCCAGCACGCGTACGGCAACGAGGGTGAGGTACCGATGGAGATGATCATGGCCGTCTCGGTGCCACCCGTGCGCTGA
- a CDS encoding CoA-binding protein, with protein MTATHHDDMNGDEDGADAYGDDATVRRILTELGDTWAVVGLSSNRNRAAYGVAQVLQRFGKRIVPVHPKAETVHGEQGYASLADIPFDVDVVDVFVNSELAGAVADEAVAKGARAVWFQLGVVDPAAGRRTREAGLDMVMDRCPAIEIPRLR; from the coding sequence ATGACGGCCACGCACCACGACGACATGAACGGTGATGAAGACGGCGCCGATGCGTACGGCGACGACGCGACCGTCCGCAGGATCCTGACCGAGCTGGGCGACACCTGGGCCGTGGTCGGCCTGTCGAGCAACCGGAACCGGGCGGCCTACGGCGTGGCGCAGGTGCTCCAGCGGTTCGGCAAGCGGATCGTGCCGGTGCATCCGAAGGCCGAGACGGTGCACGGCGAGCAGGGGTACGCCTCCCTCGCGGACATCCCCTTCGACGTCGACGTGGTCGATGTCTTCGTGAACAGCGAGCTGGCCGGTGCGGTGGCCGACGAGGCCGTGGCGAAGGGCGCGCGGGCGGTGTGGTTCCAGTTGGGTGTGGTCGACCCGGCCGCCGGCCGGCGGACTCGGGAGGCTGGTCTGGACATGGTCATGGACCGCTGCCCGGCGATCGAAATTCCCCGCCTGCGCTAG
- a CDS encoding YigZ family protein, with product MQDEYRTVARAGVHETEINRSRFLCALAPAATEQEAQDFIASVRKEHADATHNCWAYVIGADASVQKASDDGEPGGTAGVPMLQMLLRREMRYVAAVVTRYYGGVKLGAGGLIRAYGGAVGEALDTLGTLTRRRFRLATVTVDHQRAGKVQNDLRATGREVRDIRYGAAAVTIEIGLPDADVDAFRAWLADVTAGTAGFELGGEAYGDA from the coding sequence ATGCAGGACGAGTACCGCACAGTCGCCCGCGCGGGCGTGCACGAGACCGAGATCAACCGTTCCCGCTTCCTGTGCGCCCTCGCCCCGGCCGCCACCGAGCAGGAGGCGCAGGACTTCATCGCCTCCGTCCGCAAGGAGCACGCCGACGCGACCCACAACTGCTGGGCGTACGTCATCGGCGCCGACGCCTCCGTGCAGAAGGCCAGCGACGACGGTGAACCGGGCGGCACCGCCGGCGTCCCCATGCTCCAGATGCTGCTGCGCCGTGAGATGCGCTACGTCGCCGCGGTCGTCACCCGCTACTACGGCGGCGTCAAGCTCGGCGCCGGCGGACTCATCCGCGCCTACGGCGGTGCCGTGGGCGAGGCTCTCGACACGCTCGGCACGCTCACCCGGCGCCGCTTCCGGCTGGCCACCGTGACCGTCGACCACCAGCGCGCGGGCAAGGTCCAGAACGATCTGCGGGCCACCGGACGGGAGGTGCGGGACATCCGTTACGGCGCGGCCGCCGTCACCATCGAGATCGGGCTGCCCGACGCCGACGTGGACGCCTTCCGCGCCTGGCTCGCCGACGTGACCGCGGGCACGGCGGGGTTCGAATTGGGCGGCGAAGCCTACGGAGATGCCTGA